In Allocoprobacillus halotolerans, a genomic segment contains:
- a CDS encoding FtsX-like permease family protein, translating into MFAFVQKIVSHQKKDYCLLLIILTLLASFEFCFLAMYEHLSHLGLDTITFMFISFIPFIALIIAIVLSIFITKYFIQNKQHEFSMLLLFGRKPKDLFTYLMIQYGIMLIIAFLLGFCLGILWMLGMNTFFQFIQLNFLFQYNIPYTLFIYMFFILATFILILAISASQFTYIDCHIMETLTQKTTRGIAPYKISMSRHFYKRQIPIGSILIAIIEFIILFYSIYALITISLLENKLVYFLLCFSAIIYLSNRFIPLLFDLCHQQIVHHPFLFHAMTSYMYMTHQLSSITNIHSIILPLIFMLLIMCDQTNFLSPFIIPCFVMILMMLLLSFIIKYTLYLQSLQRTYATQGALGYHPQQLFKISLLKNLIFLLSIVFIPYLYIHYLGQYIIMSHILKSQVMYSLEILYVVLYLIFMMYMICKEKQFIKEVTSHVKYLNRSE; encoded by the coding sequence ATGTTTGCGTTTGTTCAAAAAATAGTAAGCCATCAAAAGAAAGACTATTGTCTGTTGTTGATCATTTTAACATTATTGGCATCTTTTGAATTTTGTTTTCTTGCCATGTATGAACATTTAAGTCATCTTGGATTAGATACCATCACATTTATGTTTATAAGTTTTATTCCTTTTATAGCCTTGATTATCGCTATTGTTTTAAGCATCTTTATCACAAAATATTTTATCCAAAATAAGCAACATGAATTTTCTATGTTATTGTTGTTTGGAAGAAAACCCAAAGACCTTTTTACTTATTTAATGATTCAATATGGTATCATGCTTATCATTGCATTTTTATTAGGTTTTTGTTTAGGTATTCTATGGATGTTAGGAATGAATACTTTCTTCCAGTTTATTCAATTAAACTTCCTTTTCCAATACAATATTCCTTATACACTTTTTATATACATGTTCTTCATTTTGGCCACTTTCATTTTAATTCTTGCTATCAGTGCCAGTCAGTTTACTTATATTGATTGTCATATCATGGAAACCTTGACACAAAAAACAACACGAGGAATTGCTCCCTATAAGATATCGATGAGTCGTCATTTCTATAAACGTCAAATTCCCATTGGTTCTATTCTTATTGCCATCATTGAATTTATTATTCTTTTCTATTCAATATATGCATTAATAACTATTTCGTTATTAGAAAATAAATTGGTTTATTTCTTGCTTTGTTTTTCAGCCATTATTTATCTATCTAATCGTTTTATTCCTTTATTATTTGATTTATGCCATCAACAGATTGTCCACCATCCATTTCTCTTTCATGCTATGACAAGTTATATGTATATGACTCATCAGTTGTCATCAATTACCAATATTCATTCCATTATTCTACCACTTATCTTTATGTTATTGATTATGTGTGATCAAACGAACTTCTTAAGCCCATTCATTATTCCTTGCTTTGTCATGATACTTATGATGTTATTGTTGAGTTTTATCATTAAATATACTTTATATCTTCAATCTTTACAAAGAACTTATGCCACTCAAGGCGCTTTAGGATACCATCCCCAGCAACTCTTTAAAATTTCACTTTTAAAAAATCTTATTTTCTTATTATCCATTGTCTTTATTCCTTATCTCTATATTCATTATTTGGGGCAATATATTATTATGAGTCATATCTTAAAGAGTCAAGTGATGTATAGTTTAGAAATACTTTATGTTGTCTTATATTTGATTTTTATGATGTATATGATCTGCAAAGAAAAGCAATTTATAAAGGAGGTTACTTCTCATGTCAAATATCTTAATCGAAGCGAATAA
- a CDS encoding DegV family protein, translating to MKIITDTGALLSPKEGEKLGVGVLPLNVIVDKKSYKEFVEIDSQEFLDMVKEGHIPSSSQPSIGETIEMFEQYPDEELLVINMADGLSGTYQSTMSAKESVDHSDNIHVINSMTLCGPQKYLVEKALALKEKGLDIHHIMKELHKSIACEKSFLIPQDFGFLKRGGRLTPLAATLGGMLKITPIMTTTKDAKRLEKYAMKKTLKSAVKEIIKAFQELGVNEEFKIYVTHAGVLKQAQDVVKQLQATFENTIIEMYDLSPVFIAQGGPGCIAIQTIRK from the coding sequence ATGAAAATTATTACAGATACAGGAGCTTTATTATCACCTAAAGAGGGAGAAAAATTAGGTGTAGGTGTTCTTCCATTAAATGTTATTGTGGATAAAAAAAGTTATAAAGAATTTGTAGAAATTGATAGTCAAGAGTTTTTGGATATGGTTAAAGAGGGTCATATTCCTAGTTCATCACAACCATCTATTGGGGAAACAATTGAAATGTTTGAACAATATCCTGATGAAGAACTTTTAGTTATAAATATGGCTGATGGTTTATCAGGAACATATCAAAGTACTATGAGTGCAAAAGAAAGTGTTGATCATAGTGACAATATTCATGTGATCAATTCAATGACTTTATGTGGACCACAAAAATATTTAGTAGAAAAAGCATTGGCTTTAAAAGAAAAAGGGTTGGATATTCATCATATTATGAAAGAATTGCATAAAAGTATTGCTTGTGAAAAATCATTTTTGATTCCACAGGATTTTGGATTCTTAAAACGTGGAGGACGTTTGACACCATTAGCGGCTACACTTGGGGGTATGTTAAAAATTACACCAATTATGACAACAACCAAAGATGCCAAAAGATTAGAAAAATATGCTATGAAAAAGACATTAAAAAGTGCAGTGAAAGAAATTATTAAGGCTTTTCAGGAACTAGGGGTTAATGAAGAATTCAAAATTTATGTGACACATGCAGGAGTATTAAAACAGGCACAAGATGTTGTCAAACAATTACAGGCTACTTTTGAAAATACAATTATTGAAATGTATGATCTTTCTCCTGTTTTTATTGCCCAAGGTGG